Proteins encoded in a region of the Diospyros lotus cultivar Yz01 chromosome 9, ASM1463336v1, whole genome shotgun sequence genome:
- the LOC127810591 gene encoding lignin-forming anionic peroxidase-like isoform X2, which translates to MMSSALLSSIVSALLLLFFLFNTPSNAQLSSTFYDQTCPKALSTIRTSIRKAISSERRMAASLIRLHFHDCFVQGCDASILLDEAATSTSERSALPNKNSARGYEVIDTAKAEVEKICPGVVSCADVLAVAARDASAAVGGPSWTVKLGRRDSTTASRALAESDLPSFQSSLDQLISNFGAKGLSTRDMVALSGAHTLGQAQCFTFRDRIYSNGSDIDAGFASTRKRGCPASGQDSNLAPLDLVTPNSFDNSYYKNLMQKKGLLHSDQVLFNGGSTDSIVSEYSQNPSTFNSDFASAIIKMGDIDPLTGQNGIIRKICSSLN; encoded by the exons ATGATGAGTTCAGCACTGCTAAGTTCTATTGTTTCTGCCCTGCtgctcttgttcttcctcttcaaCACACCTTCTAATGCACAGTTATCTTCCACCTTCTACGATCAAACCTGTCCAAAAGCACTCTCCACCATCAGAACCTCTATCAGAAAAGCAATTTCAAGCGAGCGTCGCATGGCAGCTTCGCTCATTCGCCTTCATTTCCACGATTGCTTCGTTCag GGCTGTGATGCATCAATCTTGCTGGATGAAGCTGCTACTTCCACGAGCGAGAGGAGTGCCCTGCCCAATAAAAATTCTGCCAGGGGTTACGAAGTCATAGATACAGCAAAGGCCGAGGTGGAGAAAATATGCCCTGGGGTCGTTTCTTGCGCTGACGTACTTGCAGTCGCAGCCCGCGATGCCTCAGCTGCT GTTGGAGGGCCATCATGGACAGTGAAGCTAGGAAGAAGAGATTCCACTACTGCAAGCCGAGCTCTAGCGGAGAGTGATCTTCCGAGTTTTCAAAGCAGCCTCGACCAACTTATCTCCAACTTTGGTGCCAAGGGTCTCAGCACGAGGGACATGGTGGCATTGTCAG GGGCGCATACCTTAGGGCAGGCACAATGCTTCACTTTTCGCGACAGGATCTACAGCAATGGCAGTGACATTGACGCTGGTTTTGCCAGCACAAGAAAGCGTGGTTGCCCAGCAAGCGGCCAAGATAGCAATTTAGCTCCTCTTGATTTGGTCACACCCAACTCATTTGACAACAGCTATTACAAGAACCTGATGCAAAAGAAGGGTCTTCTTCACTCGGACCAAGTGCTTTTCAATGGAGGATCAACTGACAGTATCGTCTCAGAATATAGCCAAAACCCTTCAACTTTTAACTCAGATTTTGCATCGGCCATCATCAAAATGGGAGATATTGATCCTCTCACCGGTCAAAATGGAATCATAAGAAAGATATGCAGTTccctaaactaa
- the LOC127810591 gene encoding lignin-forming anionic peroxidase-like isoform X1 — protein MMSSALLSSIVSALLLLFFLFNTPSNAQLSSTFYDQTCPKALSTIRTSIRKAISSERRMAASLIRLHFHDCFVQGCDASILLDEAATSTSERSALPNKNSARGYEVIDTAKAEVEKICPGVVSCADVLAVAARDASAAVGGPSWTVKLGRRDSTTASRALAESDLPSFQSSLDQLISNFGAKGLSTRDMVALSGAHTLGQAQCFTFRDRIYSNGSDIDAGFASTRKRGCPASGQDSNLAPLDLVTPNSFDNSYYKNLMQKKGLLHSDQVLFNGGSTDSIVSEYSQNPSTFNSDFASAIIKMGDIDPLTGQNGIIRKICSSLN, from the exons ATGATGAGTTCAGCACTGCTAAGTTCTATTGTTTCTGCCCTGCtgctcttgttcttcctcttcaaCACACCTTCTAATGCACAGTTATCTTCCACCTTCTACGATCAAACCTGTCCAAAAGCACTCTCCACCATCAGAACCTCTATCAGAAAAGCAATTTCAAGCGAGCGTCGCATGGCAGCTTCGCTCATTCGCCTTCATTTCCACGATTGCTTCGTTCag GGCTGTGATGCATCAATCTTGCTGGATGAAGCTGCTACTTCCACGAGCGAGAGGAGTGCCCTGCCCAATAAAAATTCTGCCAGGGGTTACGAAGTCATAGATACAGCAAAGGCCGAGGTGGAGAAAATATGCCCTGGGGTCGTTTCTTGCGCTGACGTACTTGCAGTCGCAGCCCGCGATGCCTCAGCTGCT GTTGGAGGGCCATCATGGACAGTGAAGCTAGGAAGAAGAGATTCCACTACTGCAAGCCGAGCTCTAGCGGAGAGTGATCTTCCGAGTTTTCAAAGCAGCCTCGACCAACTTATCTCCAACTTTGGTGCCAAGGGTCTCAGCACGAGGGACATGGTGGCATTGTCAG GGGCGCATACCTTAGGGCAGGCACAATGCTTCACTTTTCGCGACAGGATCTACAGCAATGGCAGTGACATTGACGCCGGTTTTGCTAGCACAAGAAAGCGTGGTTGCCCAGCAAGCGGCCAAGATAGCAATTTAGCTCCTCTTGATTTGGTCACACCCAACTCATTTGACAACAGCTATTACAAGAACCTGATGCAAAAGAAGGGTCTTCTTCACTCGGACCAAGTGCTTTTCAATGGAGGATCAACTGACAGTATCGTCTCAGAATATAGCCAAAACCCTTCAACTTTTAACTCAGATTTTGCATCGGCCATCATCAAAATGGGAGATATTGATCCTCTCACCGGTCAAAATGGAATCATAAGAAAGATATGCAGTTCCCTAAACTAA
- the LOC127810239 gene encoding L10-interacting MYB domain-containing protein-like gives MDKGKKRMNYAFNTRQPSAKWDDHTHLQFIELVEQEIQKGNRPGSFINKDGWKNLIKTFNEITGRCYDNKQLKNHWDSMKKEWTFFKQIMRGESGLGWDETKKTVVADNAWWEQKIKENENYRKFKNKDLSIIWFRYDGLFSDIAATGEGARVPSQYEPLTQLSSTNKDDDVIENTEDINNLGEPFIRDQSPNDATTGDDLFVEPIGQQERPLTTKRGRKEKMSSAAMLRTNIEDLMQLYSKSTNTSNSVAGPDAESIPKCMEILQHLPIQVGCRLWNYACTIFTKPPNRTVFINQPSDEARFAWLDYLHQLFEEHRPPP, from the exons ATGGATAAAGGAAAGAAACGAATGAACTATGCTTTCAATACGAGACAACCCTCTGCTAAGTGGGATGACCACACACATCTACAATTTATAGAGCTAGTAGAACAAGAGATTCAGAAGGGAAATAGGCCAGGATCATTTATAAATAAGGATGGGTGGAAAAATTTGATCAAAACTTTTAATGAAATAACAGGGAGGTGTTATGACAACAAACAATTGAAAAATCACTGGGATTCTATGAAAAAAGAATGGACATTTTTTAAGCAAATAATGCGAGGCGAGTCAGGTTTGGGGTGGGATGAAACAAAGAAGACTGTTGTGGCAGATAATGCTTGGTGGGAGCAGAAAATTAAg gaaaatgaaaattatcgAAAATTCAAGAACAAAGACTTGTCCATCATATGGTTTCGCTACGATGGCTTGTTCTCTGATATTGCAGCAACTGGGGAAGGAGCACGAGTTCCAAGTCAATATGAACCTCTAACTCAACTATCGAGTACTAATAAAGATGATGATGTAATTGAAAACACTGAGGATATAAATAACCTTGGAGAGCCATTCATTAGGGATCAAAGCCCCAATGATGCCACAACTGGTGACGATTTGTTTGTAGAACCAATCGGGCAACAAGAGAGACCATTGACCACTAAAAGGGGTAGGAAGGAAAAGATGTCGAGTGCTGCTATGTTGAGGACAAATATTGAAGATTTAATGCAACTATACTCCAAGAGCACAAATACTTCGAACTCTGTTGCAGGACCAGATGCGGAGAGCATTCCAAAATGCATGGAGATATTGCAGCATCTCCCCATTCAGGTTGGGTGTAGGTTGTGGAATTATGCTTGCACCATTTTTACCAAGCCCCCGAATCGAACTGTCTTCATAAATCAACCATCCGACGAGGCAAGATTTGCTTGGTTGGACTACCTGCATCAGTTGTTTGAGGAACATCGGCCTCCACCATga